One part of the Roseomonas gilardii genome encodes these proteins:
- the hisI gene encoding phosphoribosyl-AMP cyclohydrolase, translated as MQSHPIAAPGANLGATGDVPQPPGEAAIAQFLGGLRFDAQGLVAAVAQQHDTGEVLMLAWMNREAVAETLRTGRVTYYSRSRKGLWRKGDTSGQVQHLRELRLDCDGDAVLALVDQVGVACHTGRRSCFSWALRGGALAAIAEPLEDPAALYGTAAPAHGHSG; from the coding sequence ATGCAGAGCCACCCAATCGCCGCCCCTGGCGCTAACCTCGGCGCCACCGGAGACGTCCCGCAGCCGCCCGGCGAAGCGGCGATCGCGCAGTTCCTCGGCGGCTTGCGCTTCGACGCCCAGGGTCTCGTCGCCGCCGTGGCGCAGCAGCACGACACGGGCGAGGTGCTGATGCTTGCCTGGATGAACCGCGAGGCCGTGGCCGAAACCCTTCGCACCGGCCGGGTCACCTATTACAGCCGCTCCCGCAAGGGCCTCTGGCGCAAGGGCGACACCTCGGGCCAGGTACAGCACCTGCGCGAACTGCGCCTGGACTGCGACGGGGACGCGGTGCTGGCGCTGGTGGACCAGGTGGGCGTGGCCTGCCACACCGGCCGGCGCTCCTGTTTCTCCTGGGCGCTGCGCGGAGGCGCTTTGGCCGCCATCGCCGAACCTCTGGAAGACCCGGCCGCGCTGTACGGCACGGCCGCACCCGCCCACGGCCATTCCGGATAA
- the metC gene encoding cystathionine beta-lyase: MPDTLPHAPAARPDLSFETRMTQAGRAPLRRHGFVNPPVQRGSTVLHASCEAMDAVHQRSFEQVLTYGTAGGPTHHALEDAIAEVEGGTRCLIVGTGLAAIAVPLLAYLKAGDHCLIADSIYGPTRRLADGLIRGWGIEVEYYDPLVDEAGMEALLRSNTRVVMTESPGSHTFEVQDIPAIVRAAHRHGAKVLMDNTWGIHHFQPFQHGVDVSIQALTKYVGGHSDVLLGSVTVNTPEDWQTVRAAYVALGQFASPDDCWLALRGLRTLPVRLKQQAENGLEVARWLESRPEVARTLHPALPSHPQHGIWKRDFTGTCSLFGVVLQPRYSRQDMCALVDGLHHFGIGASWGGYESLALPTAVTRTATPLALGGQAFRLHIGLEDPADLIADLARGLDALPR, translated from the coding sequence ATGCCCGACACGCTGCCCCACGCGCCCGCCGCCCGCCCGGACCTGTCCTTCGAGACCCGCATGACCCAGGCGGGCCGGGCGCCGCTGCGCCGGCACGGTTTCGTCAACCCGCCGGTGCAGCGCGGCTCCACCGTGCTGCACGCCTCCTGCGAGGCGATGGACGCCGTCCACCAGCGCAGCTTCGAGCAGGTCCTCACCTACGGCACCGCCGGCGGCCCGACGCATCACGCGCTGGAGGATGCCATCGCCGAGGTCGAAGGCGGCACGCGCTGCCTGATCGTCGGCACCGGCCTCGCCGCCATCGCCGTGCCGCTGCTCGCCTATCTCAAGGCGGGCGACCACTGCCTGATCGCCGACAGCATCTACGGCCCCACGCGCCGCCTCGCCGACGGGCTGATCCGGGGCTGGGGCATCGAGGTCGAGTACTACGACCCGCTGGTGGACGAGGCGGGGATGGAGGCGCTGCTCCGCTCCAACACCCGCGTGGTGATGACCGAGAGCCCCGGCAGCCATACCTTCGAGGTGCAGGACATCCCCGCCATCGTCCGCGCCGCGCACCGCCACGGCGCCAAGGTGCTGATGGACAACACCTGGGGCATCCACCACTTCCAGCCCTTCCAGCACGGCGTCGATGTCTCGATCCAGGCGCTGACCAAATATGTCGGCGGCCATTCCGACGTGCTGCTCGGCAGCGTCACGGTGAACACGCCCGAGGACTGGCAGACCGTCCGCGCGGCCTATGTGGCGCTGGGGCAGTTCGCCAGCCCGGACGATTGCTGGCTTGCTTTGCGGGGCCTCCGCACCCTGCCGGTGCGGCTGAAGCAGCAGGCGGAGAACGGGCTGGAGGTCGCGCGCTGGCTGGAAAGCCGCCCCGAGGTGGCGCGCACCCTGCATCCCGCCCTGCCCTCCCACCCGCAGCACGGGATCTGGAAGCGCGACTTCACCGGCACCTGCTCGCTCTTCGGCGTGGTGCTGCAGCCGCGCTATTCCCGCCAGGACATGTGCGCCCTGGTGGACGGGCTGCACCATTTCGGCATCGGCGCCTCCTGGGGCGGCTATGAGAGCCTGGCCCTCCCCACCGCCGTCACCCGCACTGCCACGCCGCTGGCCCTGGGCGGCCAGGCCTTCCGCCTGCATATCGGGCTGGAGGACCCGGCGGACCTGATCGCCGACCTCGCCAGGGGGCTGGACGCCCTGCCGCGCTAG
- a CDS encoding sulfurtransferase, which produces MDSLVTTEWLAAELGKPDLVVLDITYYLPPEGKTGRAEFARAHIPGARFLDVDEIADPETDLPHMAPTAGRFARLVGALGIGNDTRVVFYDQKGIFSAPRGWWLMRLFGHTKVAVLDGGLPKWQAEGRPVESGEPTPATPAAYQPDFIAAFLAGIGDVKRIVRQGRPWTSPFATTPDAEGGAALILDARARGRFDGTAAEPRPGLPSGHMPGASNLPATDLIAPGGTFLPPEALRGKFAAAGVDGTRPVVTSCGTGITACVLAFGLHRAGLPEAAVYDGSWTEWAARPETPKVK; this is translated from the coding sequence ATGGATTCGCTCGTCACCACCGAATGGCTCGCCGCCGAGCTCGGCAAACCGGACCTCGTGGTCCTGGACATCACCTACTACCTGCCGCCCGAGGGTAAGACCGGCCGCGCCGAATTCGCCCGGGCCCATATCCCCGGCGCCCGCTTCCTCGACGTGGACGAGATCGCGGACCCCGAGACGGACCTGCCGCACATGGCCCCCACGGCCGGCCGCTTCGCACGCCTCGTCGGCGCGCTCGGCATCGGCAACGACACGCGCGTGGTGTTCTACGACCAGAAGGGCATCTTCTCCGCCCCGCGCGGCTGGTGGCTGATGCGCCTCTTCGGCCATACCAAGGTCGCCGTGCTCGATGGCGGCCTGCCGAAATGGCAGGCCGAGGGCCGCCCCGTGGAAAGCGGCGAACCCACCCCCGCCACGCCCGCCGCCTACCAGCCCGACTTCATCGCCGCCTTCCTTGCCGGCATCGGCGACGTGAAGCGCATCGTGCGCCAAGGGAGGCCATGGACCAGTCCCTTCGCCACGACGCCCGATGCCGAGGGCGGCGCGGCGCTGATCCTCGATGCCCGCGCCCGGGGCCGCTTCGACGGCACCGCGGCGGAACCGCGCCCCGGCCTGCCCTCCGGCCACATGCCCGGCGCCAGCAACCTGCCCGCCACCGACCTCATCGCCCCCGGTGGCACCTTCCTGCCGCCCGAGGCGCTGCGCGGGAAATTCGCCGCGGCCGGGGTGGACGGCACCCGCCCGGTGGTGACGAGCTGCGGCACCGGCATCACTGCCTGTGTCCTGGCCTTCGGCTTGCATCGCGCCGGACTGCCCGAGGCCGCCGTCTATGACGGCTCCTGGACCGAATGGGCGGCCCGGCCCGAAACCCCGAAGGTCAAGTGA
- a CDS encoding DASS family sodium-coupled anion symporter, translating to MSNRGWVAPVLPLVIGVGIALLPHPPGLQQHAWYFLAIFAAVIAGLITEPIPSPAVGFVGVVLAGLAAQWVLFSPEQLAQPGFNPTAAAVSWALSGFSNGTVWLIFAAFIFSLGYERTGLGRRLALLLVSRLGGRTLSLGYAVMIADGVLAPFTPSNTARSGGTIFPIVKNLPPLYDSRPNDPSARRIGSYLMWTAIASTCVTSSLFLTALAPNLLAVELVRRTTQISLSWTSWFVGFLPVGAILLLATPWLAYKLYPPEVQRSPEVQAWARAELKNLGPLSGREIMLAALVVLALALWIFGTRIMDPTMAALLVVALLVLTGTITWNDVVTDKPAWNTLVWFGTLVTLAGGLAQVGVVRWIAGLLGGALEGLPVVPAMAALVLAFFLLHYLFASVTAHVTALLPVMLTVAAAIPGMPMERMALMLCLSLGIMGIISPYGTGPSPIYAGSGFLPVKDFWRLGTIFGAINLIVFLVVGLPWLMLVK from the coding sequence ATGTCCAATCGCGGATGGGTCGCCCCCGTTCTTCCCCTGGTGATCGGGGTCGGCATCGCTCTTCTGCCCCATCCCCCCGGCCTGCAGCAGCATGCCTGGTACTTCCTGGCCATCTTCGCGGCGGTCATCGCCGGGCTGATCACGGAGCCCATCCCCTCTCCGGCGGTGGGCTTCGTGGGCGTGGTGCTGGCGGGGCTCGCGGCGCAATGGGTGCTGTTCTCGCCGGAGCAACTGGCGCAGCCGGGCTTCAACCCCACCGCCGCCGCCGTCTCCTGGGCGCTGTCGGGCTTTTCCAACGGCACGGTCTGGCTGATCTTCGCCGCCTTCATCTTCTCGCTGGGCTATGAGCGGACCGGGCTGGGGCGGCGGCTGGCGCTGCTGCTGGTGTCGCGGCTCGGCGGGCGGACCCTGTCGCTCGGTTATGCGGTGATGATCGCCGACGGGGTGCTGGCGCCCTTCACGCCGTCCAACACCGCGCGCAGTGGTGGCACCATCTTCCCGATCGTGAAGAACCTGCCGCCGCTCTACGACTCCAGGCCCAACGACCCCTCGGCCCGGCGCATCGGCAGCTATCTGATGTGGACGGCCATCGCCTCCACCTGCGTCACCAGCTCGCTCTTCCTGACGGCGCTGGCGCCGAACCTGCTGGCGGTGGAACTGGTGCGGCGCACCACGCAGATCTCGCTGAGCTGGACCTCCTGGTTCGTCGGCTTCCTGCCCGTCGGCGCGATCCTGCTGCTGGCGACCCCCTGGCTCGCCTACAAGCTCTATCCGCCGGAGGTGCAGCGCAGCCCGGAGGTGCAGGCCTGGGCACGGGCGGAGCTGAAGAACCTGGGGCCGCTCTCGGGGCGGGAGATCATGCTGGCGGCGCTGGTGGTGCTGGCGCTGGCGCTGTGGATCTTCGGCACCCGGATCATGGACCCGACCATGGCGGCGCTGCTGGTCGTGGCGCTGCTGGTGCTGACCGGCACCATCACCTGGAACGACGTTGTGACCGACAAGCCGGCCTGGAACACGCTGGTCTGGTTCGGCACGCTGGTGACCCTCGCCGGCGGGCTGGCCCAGGTGGGCGTGGTGCGCTGGATCGCCGGGCTGCTCGGCGGGGCGCTGGAGGGGCTGCCGGTGGTGCCGGCGATGGCGGCGCTGGTGCTGGCCTTCTTCCTGCTGCACTACCTCTTCGCCAGCGTGACCGCCCATGTCACCGCGCTGCTGCCGGTGATGCTGACCGTGGCGGCCGCCATCCCCGGCATGCCGATGGAGCGGATGGCGCTGATGCTGTGCCTGAGCCTGGGCATCATGGGCATCATCTCCCCCTATGGCACCGGGCCGAGCCCGATCTATGCCGGCAGCGGCTTCCTGCCGGTGAAGGATTTCTGGCGGCTGGGCACGATCTTCGGGGCGATCAACCTGATCGTCTTCCTGGTGGTCGGGCTGCCCTGGCTGATGCTGGTGAAGTAG
- the parA gene encoding ParA family partition ATPase, producing the protein MAFVVAVASQKGGAGKSTVAANLATALLAEGVPVALLDTDPQGTLSRWHQERPEDAPALDFDAPAGWRVSQMVEKRRKAPGFLILDTPPHADADARRAIRSADLVLIPLQPSMPDVWAIDATLSVAADEKRPVALLLNRVPSQGRLRDEVRAHLRKRDLPVLSATLGNRTAFAAAFGRGLGAVEDAPRGLAAQEARALAAALRREAAP; encoded by the coding sequence ATGGCATTCGTGGTGGCGGTGGCGAGCCAGAAGGGTGGCGCGGGCAAGTCCACGGTGGCGGCGAACCTGGCGACCGCCCTGCTGGCCGAGGGGGTTCCCGTCGCCCTGCTCGACACCGACCCGCAGGGCACGCTCAGCCGCTGGCACCAGGAACGCCCGGAGGACGCCCCGGCGCTGGATTTCGACGCCCCGGCGGGCTGGCGCGTGTCGCAGATGGTGGAGAAGCGCCGCAAGGCCCCCGGCTTCCTGATCCTCGACACGCCGCCGCATGCCGATGCCGATGCCCGCCGCGCCATCCGCTCGGCCGATCTCGTGCTCATCCCCCTGCAGCCCTCGATGCCCGATGTCTGGGCCATCGACGCCACCCTCTCCGTCGCCGCCGACGAGAAGCGCCCCGTCGCCCTGTTGCTGAACCGCGTCCCCTCCCAGGGGCGGCTGCGGGACGAGGTGCGGGCGCATCTGCGCAAGCGCGACCTGCCGGTCCTGTCCGCCACGCTCGGCAACCGCACCGCCTTCGCCGCCGCCTTCGGGCGCGGCCTCGGCGCGGTGGAGGACGCGCCGCGCGGCCTCGCCGCCCAGGAGGCCCGCGCCCTGGCCGCCGCCCTGCGGCGCGAGGCGGCGCCCTGA
- the modD gene encoding ModD protein — protein MSFTIPTARLESMLQEDSPYGDLTTLGLGIGELHGRLSMTAGALMTVCCTEEAETLFRLAGCEEVQSFCRSGAQVEEGSPILQARGPASALHRATKTAQTLLELTSGIATAAARLRATARQIHPEIAVACTRKHLPGAKDVMLRAITAGGCVPHRLGLSDSVLVFAQHRGFLGRQPPHLWVAQLRAAQPERKIAVEAGNVDEAVQFAHSGADILQCDKFSPEQIGEVVRALNGHPQRPVLIATGGIGDRNIADYARAGVDVIATSAPYTAPPLDVRVTIERNGR, from the coding sequence ATGAGCTTCACCATTCCGACGGCCCGCCTGGAGTCCATGCTGCAGGAGGACTCTCCCTACGGCGACCTGACCACGCTGGGCCTGGGTATCGGCGAACTGCATGGCCGCCTGTCGATGACGGCCGGGGCGCTGATGACCGTGTGCTGCACCGAGGAGGCGGAGACGCTGTTCCGCCTCGCCGGCTGTGAGGAGGTGCAGAGCTTCTGCCGGTCTGGCGCGCAGGTCGAGGAAGGCAGCCCCATCCTCCAGGCGCGGGGTCCGGCCAGCGCGCTGCACCGCGCCACCAAGACGGCGCAGACGCTGCTGGAGCTGACTTCCGGCATCGCCACCGCCGCCGCCCGGCTGCGCGCGACCGCGCGGCAGATCCACCCGGAGATCGCGGTGGCCTGCACGCGCAAGCATCTGCCCGGGGCCAAGGACGTGATGCTGCGCGCCATCACGGCGGGCGGCTGCGTCCCCCACCGGCTGGGGCTTTCCGACAGCGTGCTGGTCTTCGCGCAGCACCGGGGCTTCCTCGGCCGGCAGCCGCCGCATCTCTGGGTGGCGCAGCTCCGCGCGGCGCAGCCGGAGCGCAAGATCGCCGTCGAGGCCGGGAACGTGGACGAGGCGGTGCAGTTCGCCCATTCCGGCGCGGACATCCTGCAATGCGACAAGTTCTCGCCCGAGCAGATCGGGGAGGTGGTGCGCGCGCTGAACGGCCATCCGCAGCGGCCGGTGCTGATCGCCACCGGCGGCATCGGCGACCGCAACATCGCCGACTATGCCCGTGCCGGGGTGGATGTGATCGCGACCTCCGCCCCCTATACGGCGCCGCCGCTCGACGTGCGGGTGACGATCGAGCGCAACGGCCGCTGA
- a CDS encoding alanyl-tRNA editing protein → MTELLYRLDPYGRDAGATVVSSGPEGVVLDRTLFYARAGGQPGDSGTLRWAKPDGGFAEAKVTEALKGPDNTVLHTLPEDAPRPEPGTHVIASIDWERRHRHMRMHTTLHLLCAVMPGIYATGNQIGAEKSRLDFDLPEPPPKEWLTQQLNLLIAADHPVGERWIEEAELDRNPGLVRTLSVQPPRGAGQIRLVRIGSEESPVDLQPCGGTHVRSTKEIGAVEVTKLESKGKQNRRVHIVLKD, encoded by the coding sequence ATGACCGAGTTGCTGTACCGCCTCGACCCCTATGGACGCGACGCGGGCGCGACCGTGGTCTCCTCCGGTCCCGAGGGCGTCGTGCTGGACCGTACCCTCTTCTACGCCCGCGCCGGCGGCCAGCCCGGCGATTCGGGCACGCTGCGCTGGGCGAAGCCCGATGGCGGCTTCGCCGAGGCCAAGGTTACCGAGGCGCTGAAGGGGCCGGACAACACCGTCCTCCACACGCTGCCCGAGGACGCGCCGCGCCCCGAGCCCGGTACGCATGTGATCGCTTCGATCGACTGGGAGCGGCGCCACCGCCACATGCGGATGCACACCACCCTGCACCTGCTCTGCGCCGTGATGCCGGGCATCTACGCCACCGGCAACCAGATCGGCGCCGAGAAGTCGCGCCTCGACTTCGACCTGCCCGAGCCGCCGCCGAAGGAATGGCTGACGCAGCAGCTCAACCTGCTGATCGCCGCCGACCATCCGGTCGGCGAGCGCTGGATCGAGGAAGCCGAGCTGGACCGCAATCCTGGCCTGGTCCGCACCCTCTCGGTGCAGCCGCCGCGCGGCGCCGGCCAGATCCGCCTCGTGCGCATCGGCTCCGAGGAGTCGCCGGTGGACCTGCAGCCCTGCGGCGGCACGCATGTCCGCTCCACCAAGGAGATCGGCGCGGTGGAGGTGACCAAGCTGGAAAGCAAGGGCAAGCAGAACCGCCGCGTCCATATCGTGCTGAAGGACTGA
- the fdhD gene encoding formate dehydrogenase accessory sulfurtransferase FdhD — MTTSPFPTAVAAEALLLPLGDGPAGEGPARPRALMVAAETPVALAYSSVPFAVMMATPADLEDFAYGFSVTEGIVATPAEIRGVTLREEDRGLALDITLEAAALRRHLAQRRARERSLPGRTGCGLCGIEGLDALPAAAPPAAPAPVLEAGAIHAALGAMEAAQALNRETRAVHAAAWAGLDGGLRLLREDVGRHNALDKLIGAALRRGESPAEGFLLITSRCSFEMVEKAAAFGARSLVAISAPTSLALERARALDMTLLAVARRDAVTVFHGAGRVAGLECSA, encoded by the coding sequence ATGACGACTTCCCCCTTCCCCACCGCCGTCGCCGCCGAGGCCCTGCTCCTGCCCCTCGGCGATGGCCCGGCGGGTGAAGGCCCGGCCCGGCCGCGGGCGCTGATGGTGGCGGCGGAAACGCCCGTGGCCCTGGCCTATTCCTCGGTCCCCTTCGCCGTGATGATGGCGACGCCGGCCGATCTGGAGGATTTCGCCTACGGCTTCAGCGTGACCGAGGGGATCGTCGCCACCCCCGCCGAGATCCGCGGCGTGACCCTGCGGGAGGAGGACCGTGGCCTGGCCCTCGACATCACGCTGGAGGCCGCCGCCCTGCGCCGTCACCTGGCGCAGCGCCGGGCACGGGAGCGCAGCCTGCCCGGCCGGACCGGTTGCGGCCTCTGCGGGATCGAGGGGCTGGACGCCCTGCCCGCCGCTGCCCCTCCCGCCGCCCCCGCGCCGGTGCTGGAGGCCGGGGCGATCCACGCCGCGCTGGGCGCGATGGAAGCGGCGCAGGCGTTGAACCGGGAAACCCGTGCGGTCCATGCCGCCGCCTGGGCGGGGCTGGATGGCGGCCTGCGCCTGCTGCGCGAGGATGTCGGCCGTCACAACGCGCTGGACAAGCTGATCGGCGCCGCCCTGCGCCGGGGGGAATCACCGGCGGAAGGCTTCCTGCTGATCACCAGCCGCTGCTCCTTCGAGATGGTGGAGAAGGCGGCGGCCTTCGGGGCGCGCAGCCTCGTGGCGATCTCGGCGCCGACCTCCCTGGCGCTGGAACGCGCCCGGGCGCTCGACATGACGCTGCTGGCCGTGGCGCGACGGGATGCCGTGACGGTCTTCCACGGTGCCGGACGCGTCGCCGGGCTGGAATGTTCCGCCTGA
- a CDS encoding Fur family transcriptional regulator has translation MAQALEAALDRAATSCLKRGAQLTPLRRQVLGLVLGADQPLGAYALLDLLKAERPGAAPPTVYRALDFLLEQGLIHKVERLNAFVGCMEAEHGHAHGHPHQFLICRQCGTTQEMADAAVMQAVEAAARRVGFRPDHATVEVEGTCARCAAA, from the coding sequence ATGGCGCAGGCGCTTGAGGCGGCATTGGATCGGGCGGCGACATCCTGCCTGAAGCGCGGGGCGCAGCTCACCCCACTGCGGCGGCAGGTGCTGGGGCTGGTGCTGGGCGCGGACCAGCCGCTGGGCGCCTATGCGCTGCTGGACCTGCTGAAGGCAGAGCGGCCGGGCGCCGCGCCGCCCACTGTGTACCGGGCGCTGGACTTCCTGCTGGAGCAGGGGTTGATCCATAAGGTCGAGCGGCTGAACGCCTTTGTCGGCTGCATGGAGGCCGAGCATGGCCACGCCCATGGCCATCCGCACCAGTTCCTGATCTGCCGGCAGTGCGGCACCACCCAGGAGATGGCCGACGCGGCGGTGATGCAGGCGGTGGAGGCGGCCGCGCGACGGGTCGGGTTCCGCCCGGATCACGCCACGGTGGAGGTGGAAGGGACCTGCGCCCGCTGCGCCGCGGCATAG
- a CDS encoding dienelactone hydrolase family protein yields MTDLHGLDGLIQPAGPRGAATPDRDGLHRRDIIVMTSLMTGLTLATAHGAAAQVIQTDNVGLWAGEVQIPTANAQIPAYAARPAGEGPFPTVLVIEEIFGVHDYIKDICRRLAKAGYLAVAPELYARLADLSKMTDVQQIVRDVISKAPDATMLSDLDATVAWAKAEGRGDTARLGVTGFCRGGRNTWLYAAHNPALKAAVAWYGPVGGGTSDIQPRTPTDVAAELKCPLLGLYGGADTGIPVDQVQAAAEKARTAGKQVEIVVFPDAPHGFHADYRPSYRREAAEDGWRRMLAWFRRHGVA; encoded by the coding sequence ATGACGGATTTGCACGGCCTCGACGGGCTGATCCAGCCGGCCGGCCCGCGTGGCGCCGCCACCCCGGACCGCGATGGCCTCCACCGGCGTGACATCATCGTCATGACCTCGCTGATGACCGGCCTGACCCTGGCCACCGCCCATGGCGCGGCGGCCCAGGTGATCCAGACGGACAATGTCGGCCTCTGGGCCGGCGAGGTGCAGATCCCCACGGCCAATGCCCAGATCCCCGCCTATGCCGCCCGCCCGGCCGGCGAGGGCCCCTTCCCCACCGTGCTGGTGATCGAGGAGATCTTCGGCGTCCACGACTACATCAAGGACATCTGCCGCCGCTTGGCCAAGGCCGGCTACCTCGCCGTGGCGCCGGAACTCTATGCCCGCCTCGCCGACCTCTCGAAGATGACCGACGTGCAGCAGATCGTGCGCGACGTGATCAGCAAGGCCCCCGACGCCACCATGCTGTCGGACCTTGACGCGACCGTGGCCTGGGCGAAGGCCGAGGGGCGCGGCGACACCGCGCGGCTCGGCGTCACCGGCTTCTGCCGCGGTGGCCGCAACACCTGGCTCTACGCCGCCCACAACCCGGCGCTGAAGGCCGCCGTCGCCTGGTACGGGCCGGTCGGCGGCGGCACCAGCGACATCCAGCCGCGCACGCCCACGGACGTGGCCGCCGAGCTGAAATGCCCGCTCCTCGGCCTCTATGGCGGCGCCGACACGGGCATCCCGGTCGATCAGGTCCAGGCCGCCGCGGAGAAGGCCCGCACTGCCGGGAAGCAGGTCGAGATCGTGGTCTTTCCCGATGCCCCGCACGGCTTCCACGCGGACTACCGCCCCAGCTACCGGCGCGAGGCCGCCGAGGATGGCTGGCGCCGCATGCTCGCCTGGTTCCGCCGCCACGGCGTGGCCTGA
- a CDS encoding CBS domain-containing protein: MKVREIMTSQVMTVGPDTPVPALASLFASRGISGVPVVDGTGQLVGLVTEGDLLRQITGEEEAQSWFRRLIESAPSQALQYVQSHGRVARDLMTTSLETVGEDDSIQKAAGIMAKRNIRRLPVVRDGKLVGILSRADLMKAIVAPPAQAPGETSDAEIERKLVAEMRRHSWADAYYIFPHVEKGVVQFHGFCNSDDVERGLRVLAEGIPGVKDVTFDLSPVPPPMLA; this comes from the coding sequence GTGAAAGTTCGCGAGATCATGACCAGCCAGGTGATGACGGTCGGCCCGGATACGCCGGTGCCCGCCCTGGCCAGCCTCTTCGCCTCGCGCGGCATCTCGGGCGTGCCGGTGGTGGACGGGACGGGCCAGCTCGTCGGCCTCGTGACCGAGGGCGACCTGCTGCGCCAGATCACGGGCGAGGAGGAGGCGCAGTCCTGGTTTCGCCGCCTGATCGAATCCGCGCCGAGCCAGGCCCTCCAGTACGTGCAGTCGCATGGGCGCGTGGCGCGCGACCTGATGACGACCAGCCTGGAAACGGTGGGCGAGGATGACAGCATCCAGAAGGCCGCCGGGATCATGGCGAAGCGCAACATCCGGCGCCTGCCGGTGGTGCGCGATGGCAAGCTGGTCGGTATCCTGTCCCGCGCCGACCTGATGAAGGCCATCGTCGCCCCTCCGGCGCAGGCGCCCGGGGAGACCAGCGATGCCGAGATCGAGCGGAAGCTGGTGGCCGAGATGCGCCGGCACAGCTGGGCGGATGCCTATTACATCTTCCCGCATGTGGAGAAGGGCGTGGTGCAGTTCCACGGCTTCTGCAACTCGGACGATGTGGAGCGCGGTTTGCGCGTGCTGGCGGAAGGCATCCCGGGCGTGAAGGACGTGACCTTCGACCTCTCCCCCGTGCCGCCGCCGATGCTGGCCTGA
- a CDS encoding DMT family transporter: MQDPVSAARRRAILLVLGEALAFSLVAAMIKLLGGAIPLAEVMLFRNLFALPALMPQALAHGGWRALRTRAPLGHLQRSGWGLLAMGGAFYGYANLPLALASALTFTMPLFLTVFSVPLLGDRVGPRRASAVLVGFTGVLVMLSPGLLPGSGVGTPDPVAVGVVLLSAIGWALAMISIRRMGTSGEPGVTIVLWYALSGVVACSIASLPVWVWPTAGQWALLAGLGMVSGIGQLLLTAAYRSGEAAMLAPFEYSGLIWATLLGSLLWGEFPGLADLAGFVILVSAGLFIWRTEVTRRA, translated from the coding sequence ATGCAAGACCCGGTCAGCGCCGCGCGCAGGCGCGCCATTCTCCTTGTCCTCGGGGAGGCCCTGGCCTTCTCGCTGGTCGCCGCGATGATCAAGCTGCTGGGCGGCGCGATCCCGCTGGCGGAGGTGATGCTCTTCCGCAACCTCTTCGCCCTGCCGGCCCTGATGCCGCAGGCCCTGGCGCATGGCGGCTGGCGGGCGCTGCGGACGCGGGCGCCGCTCGGCCATCTCCAGCGCAGCGGCTGGGGGCTGCTGGCCATGGGCGGCGCCTTCTACGGCTATGCGAACCTGCCGCTCGCCCTGGCCAGCGCGCTCACCTTCACCATGCCGCTTTTCCTCACGGTCTTCTCCGTGCCGCTGCTGGGCGACCGGGTGGGGCCGCGCCGGGCCTCGGCGGTGCTGGTGGGCTTTACCGGGGTGCTGGTGATGCTCTCGCCCGGCCTCTTGCCCGGCTCGGGGGTGGGCACGCCCGATCCCGTCGCGGTCGGCGTGGTGCTGCTGTCCGCCATCGGCTGGGCGCTGGCGATGATCTCGATCCGCCGCATGGGAACGAGCGGGGAGCCGGGCGTGACCATCGTGCTCTGGTACGCGCTCTCGGGCGTGGTCGCCTGTTCCATCGCCTCGCTGCCCGTCTGGGTCTGGCCCACGGCGGGGCAATGGGCGCTGCTGGCGGGGCTCGGGATGGTGTCGGGGATCGGCCAGCTCCTGCTCACGGCGGCCTATCGCAGCGGCGAGGCGGCGATGCTGGCGCCCTTCGAGTATTCCGGCCTGATCTGGGCCACCCTGCTGGGCAGCCTGCTCTGGGGCGAGTTCCCGGGCCTCGCCGACCTGGCCGGATTCGTGATCCTGGTCTCGGCGGGGCTGTTCATCTGGCGCACGGAGGTGACGCGGCGGGCCTGA
- a CDS encoding thioredoxin family protein: MASIIAFSAFGRLPMRPVTDPDLDSVLAESAPGEVSILYLWGSRCADCDAVRTALRSTPDSFLWPGVRWLESDLRDDLSLATRFGLLGIPAFLIFSGRRPRGRITGWPGVPAFTRLVGEQLRRLH, encoded by the coding sequence TTGGCCAGCATCATCGCGTTCAGCGCCTTCGGGCGCCTGCCCATGCGCCCCGTCACCGATCCCGATCTGGACTCCGTCCTCGCCGAAAGCGCGCCGGGCGAGGTGAGCATCCTCTATCTCTGGGGCAGCCGCTGCGCCGATTGCGACGCGGTCCGCACTGCCCTGCGCAGCACGCCGGACAGCTTCCTCTGGCCCGGCGTGCGCTGGCTCGAAAGCGACCTGCGCGACGATCTCAGCCTGGCGACGCGCTTCGGGCTGCTCGGCATCCCGGCCTTCCTGATCTTCTCCGGGCGGCGCCCCCGGGGGCGGATCACCGGCTGGCCGGGCGTTCCCGCCTTCACCCGGCTCGTCGGGGAGCAGCTCCGGCGCCTCCACTGA